CGCGCGACCACCGCGAAATGTTCGTGGCGCTGCTGGCGGTGGCCGGCACCTGCCCGGTGTTCCTGTTCGGCTTCCTCGCCGGCGTGCTGGCCGATCGCTTCGATCGCCGCAGGTACCTGCTGGCGACGCAGCTCTGGCTGATGTCCTCGGCCGCGACCCTGGCGGTGCTGGCATACACCGGGCTGCTCAGCGCCTGGAGCCTGATTGCGGTGATGTTCTGCATGGGCATCGGCAACGCCATGAACGGGCCTGTCTGGCACGCTGTCGTGCCTGAAATGGTCGGACGACGCTACCTGCCCGGCGCGGTGGCGCTCAACAGCGCCGGCTTCAATTTCGGCCGCACCATCGGCCCGGTGATCGGCCAGGTGCTGCAAGGCCTGGCCGGGACCTTCGCGCTCTTCGCCATCAACGCCATGACCTTCGCCGGCGTGATCTTCGCCGTTTTCACCTGGAAGCGCCCGCCCGAGGCCAGCGCGGCGCAACGTCGCGAGGGCTTCATCGCCGCCTTCGGCAGCGGCATCCGCTTCATCCGCGCCACGCCGGCGCTGTGGGCGATCTGGGCGCGCGCGGTGTGCTTCTTCATTCCCTCCTGCGCCTTCGCCACATTGCTGCCGCTTACCGGCCGCGATCGCCTCCATCTCGACGCCGCCGAGTACGGCGTGCTGTTCGCCAGCTTCGGCGTCGGTGCGGTGGTGGGCACCATGCTGATTCCACACATCAACCGCTGGCTCGGCCCCGACCGCGCCAACCTCGCGGCGATGCTGGCAGTGGCCTTCGGCATGGGTGTCTCGGCGATGATCGCCAACGCCATTGTCGTCGGCCTGTCGTTGGCGCTGGCTGGAGGCTGCTGGATGATCGTCAACGCCAACAACAACGTCGCCACCCAGCACCACCTGCCGTCCTGGGTCCGCGCGCGCGGCATGGCGGTGCACCAGCTCGTCTTCTTCGGCAGCCTCGCCGTCGGCCAGACTGCCTGGGGCGTCGTCGCCTCGCAGGTCGGCACCGCCTGGGCGCTGGCCTGCGCCGCCTTCCTGCTCGTGGTGCTCACCGGGCTCGCCGCGGCGATCCGCCTGCCTCCTGCGAGCGCGCCGGCGAGCGGCGACTGAGGCCGCGGGTGTGGCGTTCGCGCCACGTTGGGTTCAAAAAATCGCCCGGGTGAGTCGATTCTCACTTGCGTCACGGCGGAATGAGCGTATCTACCGTCCCTAGACGCCCACGCACGTGCCTATGGCCCATTAGTGGTTATGCAACGACGGAAAGCGTCCTTCTTGGAAATGCCGGCAACAGACCGGCGCCGAAAGGGACCTTTGTCATGCATACGATCCGTGCGGGGCGGAAGCACCCGCCCATTGTCGGACTGATCTTCGCGCTCGAGCCTTCGGGCTACGGCGTGCTGTTCGGCCGGAAGAACCCTCTCTCGAGTATGTGCCGCTCCCGGTAGCGCATCCGTACGGATGACCCGGGAGTGTTGGTCTGTCGTGCTCCGGCGCCTGGCGCCGCGACGCGGTCCTCTGCACTCCATTTGAGGCTGGTTCTTTCGAAATGACCGACCGTATCCGACGTTTTCTCGCCGACAAGCAGCCCGAGACCCCGTGCCTGGTGGTCGATCTCGACGTCGTCGAGTTCAACTACCGCCGCATGCGCGAGTTGCTGCCGCAGGCGAAGATCTTCTACGCCATGAAGGCCAACCCGGCGAACGAGGTGCTCGCGCGCCTTGGCAAGCTGGGCTCGCACTTCGACACCGCCTCGCGCGGCGAGATCGAGCTGTGCTTCGCGCAGGGCGTCGGCGCCGAGCGCATCTCCTTCGGCAACACGATCAAGAAGGAGAAGGACATCGCCTGGGCGCACCAGAACGGTGTGAGCCTGTACGCCTTCGACAGCGAGGCGGAGCTGCAGAAGCTCGCCCGCTCGGCCCCGGGCGCGCGCGTGTTTTGCCGTGTGCTGGTCGATTGCGGCGGCGCCGAGTGGCCGCTGTCGAAGAAGTTCGGCTGCGCGCCGGAGATGGCGCGCGACTTGCTGATGCGGGCCAACGAAATGGGCCTGGAGGCCTACGGCGTCTCCTTCCATGTCGGCTCGCAGCAGACCGATCTCGACCAGTGGGACCGCGCGCTCGCCCAAGTCTCGCAGATGTTCTACGCCCTCGCCGAAACCGGCGTCGACCTGAAGATGGTCAATCTCGGTGGCGGGTTCCCGGCGCGCTACCGCAAGGACGTGGCGCCCGTTGAAGCGTACTGCGAGGCGGTGCAGCGCGCGCTGGTGCGTCACTTCGGCAACCGCATGCCCGAGGTGATCATCGAGCCGGGCCGCTCCATGGTGGGCGACGCCGGCGTGCTGCAGAGCGAGGTGGTGCTGATCTCGCGCAAGTCGGCCAACGACCGCAAGCGCTGGGTCTACCTCGACGTCGGCAAGTTCGGCGGCCTGGCCGAGACGATGGACGAGAGCATCAAGTACCGGATCACCACGCCGTACCCCGCGGGTGGCCGTTCGGGCCCGGTCGTGCTCGCGGGCCCAACCTGCGACAGCGCCGATATCCTGTACGAGAAGACCGAGTACAAGATGCCGCTGGCGCTGAAAGTGGGCGACAAGGTCGAGATCCTCTCGACCGGCGCCTACACGACGACCTACGCGTCCGTGGCGTTCAACGGCTTCCAGCCGCTGAAGACGTACTGCATCTAGAGTTCGAGCCCAGACGGTCTATGACGACGGGGCCTTGCAAGAGGCCCCGTCGGCGTTTCGTCCTTCCACATCCCCACCATCCGCCAGCCGAGGATCGACACAGATGGCCACCCGAAAGAAAACCGCCGCGCGTAAGGCCGCGCCCCGGCGCACCGCCAAGGCCGCCGCCTCCAGGCGCGCGCCGAAGAAGCACGTCGCCTTCTCGGGCCGCATGGTGATGATCGGCTTCGGCTCGATCGGCCAGGGTGTGCTGCCGCTGGTCCTGCGTCACATCGACATCAAGCCCTCGCAGATCACCATCATCTCGGCGGAGGATCGCGGCGGCCTGCCCGAGGCCAAGCGCTATGGCATCCAGTTTATCCGCAAGCGCCTGACCCAGGCCAACTACCGCGCCACGCTGTCGAAGCTGGTCGGCTTCGGTGACTTCATCGTCAACCTCTCGGTCGAGGTGGCGTCGACGGCGCTGATCGAGTTCGCGCACCAGCAGGGCGCGCTCTACATCGACACCTGCATCGAGCCGTGGCCCGGTGGCTACACCGACCCCGATCTGTCGGTGTCGCAGCGCTCCAACTATGCGCTGCGCGAGAACGCGCTGAAGCTGCGCGCGTCGCTCGCCACCGGGCCGACCGCCGTCATTGCCCATGGCGCAAACCCCGGCCTCGTGTCGCACTTCGTCAAGCGCGCGCTGCTCAACATCGCGCGCGACACCGGCCGGGCGGTCGCCAAGCCCGACTCGCGCGCCGAGTGGGCGGCGCTGGCGCGTTCGCTTGGCGTCAAGGTGATCCATATCGCCGAACGCGACACCCAAGTCTCGGCCAAGCCCAAGGAACTCGGCGAGTTCGTCAACACCTGGTCGATCGACGGCTTCGTATCGGAGGGGTGTCAGCCCGCTGAGATGGGCTGGGGAACGCACGAGAAGGCGCTGCCTCCGGATGCCGCGCGGCACGAGTTCGGCTGTGATGCGGCGATCTACCTGAACCGGCCCGGCCTGCTCACCCGCGTACGCACCTGGACGCCCAAGGAAGGGCCGTTCCACGGCTTCATCATCACGCACAACGAGTCGATCTCGATCGCCGACTACTTCACCGTCCGTGACGGCGCCACGGCGGCATACCGGCCGACAGTGCACTACGCCTATCACCCGTGCGACCAGGCGATCATGTCGATGCACGAAATCGCCGGGAAGAACCTGGTCCAGCAAAAGCGCCAGCGGCTGATCGTCGACGAGATCACCTCGGGCATCGACGAACTGGGCGTGCTGCTGATGGGGCATGAGCGCGGCGCCTATTGGTACGGTTCGCAGCTGTCGATCGGCGAGGCGCGCGAACTGGCACCGTACAACAATGCGACCTCGCTGCAGGTTTGCGCGCCGGTGCTGTCGGGCATCGTCTGGGCGATCGAGAATCCCGACCGCGGCATCGTCGAGGCCGACGACATGGATTTCGACCGCCATCTCGAGATCTGCACGCCCTATCTCGGCCCGGTGGTCGGCCGTTACAGCGACTGGAGCCCGTTGCACGATCGCGAGAAGCTGTTCCCGGAGGACGTCGACCGCGACGATCCCTGGCAATTCAGGAACTTCCGCGTGACATAGCGCTTCGCCGCGAGGCGGCACGTCGAAAAAACCGGCGGAATTCGATTGCGTGAGGTTCCGTCCACGCCGACACTGACGCGACGTTTTGCCGCCTCGAGCGGTGAACGAACG
The window above is part of the Alphaproteobacteria bacterium genome. Proteins encoded here:
- a CDS encoding MFS transporter, which produces MATTDSGPISAAPPDERLTYWSPLKLPAFRRLWFGNVLSNIGGWMQTAGAGWVMTDLAPRDHREMFVALLAVAGTCPVFLFGFLAGVLADRFDRRRYLLATQLWLMSSAATLAVLAYTGLLSAWSLIAVMFCMGIGNAMNGPVWHAVVPEMVGRRYLPGAVALNSAGFNFGRTIGPVIGQVLQGLAGTFALFAINAMTFAGVIFAVFTWKRPPEASAAQRREGFIAAFGSGIRFIRATPALWAIWARAVCFFIPSCAFATLLPLTGRDRLHLDAAEYGVLFASFGVGAVVGTMLIPHINRWLGPDRANLAAMLAVAFGMGVSAMIANAIVVGLSLALAGGCWMIVNANNNVATQHHLPSWVRARGMAVHQLVFFGSLAVGQTAWGVVASQVGTAWALACAAFLLVVLTGLAAAIRLPPASAPASGD
- a CDS encoding type III PLP-dependent enzyme, which gives rise to MTDRIRRFLADKQPETPCLVVDLDVVEFNYRRMRELLPQAKIFYAMKANPANEVLARLGKLGSHFDTASRGEIELCFAQGVGAERISFGNTIKKEKDIAWAHQNGVSLYAFDSEAELQKLARSAPGARVFCRVLVDCGGAEWPLSKKFGCAPEMARDLLMRANEMGLEAYGVSFHVGSQQTDLDQWDRALAQVSQMFYALAETGVDLKMVNLGGGFPARYRKDVAPVEAYCEAVQRALVRHFGNRMPEVIIEPGRSMVGDAGVLQSEVVLISRKSANDRKRWVYLDVGKFGGLAETMDESIKYRITTPYPAGGRSGPVVLAGPTCDSADILYEKTEYKMPLALKVGDKVEILSTGAYTTTYASVAFNGFQPLKTYCI
- a CDS encoding homospermidine synthase, translated to MATRKKTAARKAAPRRTAKAAASRRAPKKHVAFSGRMVMIGFGSIGQGVLPLVLRHIDIKPSQITIISAEDRGGLPEAKRYGIQFIRKRLTQANYRATLSKLVGFGDFIVNLSVEVASTALIEFAHQQGALYIDTCIEPWPGGYTDPDLSVSQRSNYALRENALKLRASLATGPTAVIAHGANPGLVSHFVKRALLNIARDTGRAVAKPDSRAEWAALARSLGVKVIHIAERDTQVSAKPKELGEFVNTWSIDGFVSEGCQPAEMGWGTHEKALPPDAARHEFGCDAAIYLNRPGLLTRVRTWTPKEGPFHGFIITHNESISIADYFTVRDGATAAYRPTVHYAYHPCDQAIMSMHEIAGKNLVQQKRQRLIVDEITSGIDELGVLLMGHERGAYWYGSQLSIGEARELAPYNNATSLQVCAPVLSGIVWAIENPDRGIVEADDMDFDRHLEICTPYLGPVVGRYSDWSPLHDREKLFPEDVDRDDPWQFRNFRVT